One region of bacterium genomic DNA includes:
- a CDS encoding ABC transporter ATP-binding protein: MQPLIQAKNLRKSYWIDAIETPVLKGVDLSIGPASLTAIVGASGTGKSTLLHVLSALDRPDSGEVLFEGENLYARDDERLSEFRNKTVGFVFQFHHLLPEFTALENVMMPLLVRGVSRTEASGKALVCLDRLGLGARAEHRPAELSGGEQQRVAVARAMVGEPRVLFADEPTGNLDEENGRKLVDLLLDLHRERGTALVLVTHNAAVAGRFPEKIRIEGGRVGGAA; encoded by the coding sequence ATGCAGCCTTTGATTCAGGCCAAGAACCTTCGAAAGTCCTATTGGATCGACGCGATCGAGACCCCGGTGCTGAAGGGGGTCGATCTGTCCATCGGTCCCGCGAGCCTGACGGCGATCGTCGGCGCGTCGGGCACGGGCAAGAGTACGCTCCTGCACGTCCTCAGCGCGCTTGACCGGCCGGATTCGGGGGAAGTCCTCTTCGAGGGAGAAAATCTCTACGCCCGCGACGACGAGCGTCTCTCGGAATTCCGCAACAAGACCGTCGGATTCGTCTTTCAATTCCATCACCTCCTGCCCGAATTCACGGCCCTGGAGAACGTCATGATGCCCCTCCTCGTGAGGGGCGTTTCGCGGACCGAGGCTTCGGGCAAGGCGCTCGTGTGTCTCGACCGGCTGGGTCTCGGCGCACGCGCGGAGCACCGGCCCGCGGAGCTTTCGGGCGGCGAACAGCAGCGCGTCGCGGTTGCGCGGGCGATGGTGGGGGAGCCGCGCGTGCTCTTCGCCGACGAGCCGACGGGCAATCTCGATGAGGAGAACGGACGCAAGCTGGTCGATCTCTTGCTGGACCTGCACCGGGAGCGTGGGACGGCCCTCGTGCTGGTCACCCACAACGCCGCCGTGGCGGGCCGGTTTCCGGAAAAGATCCGCATCGAGGGCGGTCGGGTCGGGGGCGCGGCATGA